The following proteins are co-located in the Paenibacillus sp. FSL H8-0079 genome:
- the mutS gene encoding DNA mismatch repair protein MutS: protein MAQYTPMIQQYLQVKAEAQDAFLFFRLGDFYELFFEDAINASRELEITLTARNGGTDDKIPMCGVPYHSADNYIQRLIEKGYKVAICEQMEDASVTKGMVRREIVRVVTPGTVMEGKTLGDKSNNYMVCLTGNQNTLALAACDLSTGELYVTSVPYSKEWLKDEIGIYEPSELVGDAALLETVESEASPIGRPVVYTSWTKNKEDLVRQQFGEAVWARLEPERQACIARLFSYLSETQKRSLGQLTQISTYEPDHYMILDPFTRRNLELVETVRERSKKGSLLWLLDRTETSMGARMLRRWVDKPLLQKGKINERLEAVDTLYNQFILREDLRAELKDIYDLERLVGRIAFGNANGRDLNALKSSLEKIPGLRQHCAGSSSATLQHIAETMDDCNDLREAIGQAIVDEPPVSVRDGGLIREGYHERLDELREASVNGKQWIAELEAREREATGIRSLKIGYNKVFGYYIEITKSNLSALPEGRYERKQTLANAERYITPELKEKETLILEAQDKMVDIEYGLFAELRERLNKEIARLQKLAEQVAEIDVYQSFAVISAERNFVRPTLTDGYDLVVEEGRHPVVEAVMRDGAFIANHTAMTKEEARILLITGPNMAGKSTYMRQVALISILAQVGCFVPAGQAEVPIMDRIFTRIGAADDLIGGQSTFMVEMADIQVMTDKATPRSLIIIDELGRGTSTSEGMAIAQSVIEYVHDIIGCKALVSTHFHELAHLEESLDKLANYSMAVQESGDKVNFLRKLIAGAASSSYGIYCARLAGLPDSIIERANGLLHGFEHAAAQVAVGSEYVGSEKQEAGLNVKGVEFQHTDSAPLIRERDTVESTDYTPSIEDSAGKQHAKKLNGKGQSNASHSDVVQLSIFGDDEPSVATKADVVAVDKPAREFIRTMKDIDVMNMTPLQAMQILNDLKLKAQQLS from the coding sequence ATGGCTCAGTATACGCCAATGATTCAACAATATTTGCAAGTGAAGGCCGAAGCACAAGATGCTTTTCTATTTTTTAGACTGGGTGACTTCTATGAATTGTTCTTCGAGGATGCGATTAATGCTTCCCGTGAACTTGAGATCACGCTGACCGCACGCAACGGAGGCACGGATGACAAAATTCCGATGTGCGGTGTACCTTATCATTCGGCTGACAATTACATACAGCGTCTGATTGAAAAAGGATATAAAGTCGCGATATGTGAACAGATGGAAGATGCGAGTGTAACCAAAGGCATGGTACGACGTGAAATTGTACGTGTGGTCACACCCGGAACGGTGATGGAAGGTAAGACGCTGGGGGACAAATCCAACAACTACATGGTGTGTCTTACAGGTAATCAAAATACGCTGGCGCTTGCAGCCTGTGATCTTTCAACGGGTGAGTTGTATGTGACATCCGTACCCTATTCCAAGGAATGGCTCAAAGATGAAATCGGCATCTATGAACCATCAGAGCTTGTGGGGGATGCAGCGCTGCTTGAAACGGTAGAATCCGAGGCATCTCCAATCGGTCGCCCTGTGGTCTACACGTCCTGGACAAAGAATAAGGAAGATCTGGTCCGTCAGCAGTTTGGAGAGGCTGTGTGGGCCAGATTGGAGCCTGAACGTCAAGCGTGTATTGCACGACTTTTCTCCTATCTGAGTGAGACACAGAAACGTTCTCTGGGGCAATTAACTCAAATCTCAACGTATGAGCCCGATCATTACATGATCTTGGACCCGTTTACCCGCCGAAACCTGGAATTGGTGGAAACCGTGCGTGAGCGCTCCAAAAAAGGTTCATTGCTCTGGTTGCTTGATCGGACCGAGACGTCCATGGGTGCAAGAATGCTGCGTCGCTGGGTTGATAAGCCATTATTGCAAAAAGGGAAGATTAATGAGCGTCTTGAAGCGGTGGATACGCTGTACAACCAGTTTATATTACGTGAGGACCTGCGGGCAGAACTCAAAGACATCTATGATCTGGAGCGCTTGGTAGGCCGGATTGCTTTTGGTAATGCCAATGGTCGTGACCTGAATGCGCTCAAGTCATCGCTGGAGAAAATTCCAGGACTTCGTCAACATTGCGCAGGATCTTCTTCCGCAACATTGCAGCATATTGCCGAAACGATGGATGATTGCAATGATCTGCGTGAAGCCATCGGGCAAGCCATTGTGGACGAGCCACCGGTATCGGTAAGGGACGGAGGCCTGATTCGTGAAGGGTACCATGAACGTCTGGATGAATTGCGTGAAGCTTCGGTTAACGGGAAACAGTGGATTGCGGAGTTGGAAGCGCGAGAGCGTGAGGCGACAGGCATTCGATCGTTGAAGATTGGATATAACAAAGTGTTTGGTTATTATATCGAGATCACCAAGTCCAATCTGTCCGCGTTGCCAGAGGGACGTTATGAACGTAAACAGACACTTGCCAATGCAGAACGATATATTACGCCAGAGTTGAAGGAGAAAGAGACGCTGATTCTCGAAGCTCAGGACAAAATGGTTGATATTGAATATGGACTGTTTGCGGAACTGCGCGAGCGGCTGAACAAAGAAATTGCAAGACTGCAGAAGCTGGCCGAGCAGGTTGCAGAGATTGATGTATATCAATCTTTTGCGGTGATTAGCGCTGAGCGTAACTTTGTACGGCCTACGCTGACCGACGGTTATGACTTGGTTGTGGAAGAAGGACGCCATCCGGTCGTCGAGGCGGTTATGCGAGACGGCGCATTTATTGCCAATCACACGGCAATGACCAAGGAAGAGGCACGTATTCTGCTGATTACCGGTCCAAATATGGCTGGTAAGAGTACGTATATGCGACAGGTCGCTTTAATCTCCATTTTGGCGCAAGTGGGTTGTTTTGTACCTGCGGGTCAGGCCGAAGTGCCGATCATGGATCGTATTTTCACACGCATTGGTGCCGCGGATGATCTCATTGGCGGACAAAGTACATTCATGGTGGAGATGGCCGACATTCAGGTTATGACGGATAAAGCTACACCACGCAGTCTGATTATTATCGATGAATTGGGACGGGGAACGTCAACCAGCGAAGGTATGGCCATTGCTCAGTCTGTTATTGAATATGTACATGATATTATCGGCTGTAAAGCCCTTGTATCGACTCACTTCCATGAACTTGCTCATCTGGAGGAGAGTCTGGACAAGCTGGCCAACTACTCGATGGCAGTACAGGAGAGCGGCGACAAGGTTAATTTCCTGCGTAAATTGATTGCAGGAGCAGCTAGTAGCAGTTATGGTATCTATTGCGCTCGTCTTGCAGGTCTTCCTGATAGCATTATTGAGCGGGCTAATGGATTGTTGCATGGGTTTGAGCATGCAGCTGCGCAGGTAGCGGTGGGCAGTGAGTATGTCGGTAGCGAGAAGCAGGAAGCAGGACTGAATGTCAAAGGTGTAGAATTCCAGCACACGGATTCAGCACCATTGATTCGGGAGCGTGACACTGTGGAAAGTACAGATTACACACCTTCTATTGAAGATTCAGCCGGGAAGCAGCATGCTAAGAAACTGAACGGCAAAGGACAGTCCAATGCGAGCCATTCGGATGTTGTTCAACTGTCCATCTTTGGAGATGATGAGCCGAGTGTGGCAACGAAAGCGGATGTAGTTGCGGTGGATAAACCAGCGCGAGAATTCATCCGTACGATGAAAGATATCGATGTCATGAATATGACGCCTCTTCAGGCGATGCAGATATTGAATGATCTCAAATTGAAGGCACAGCAATTATCCTGA
- a CDS encoding aromatic acid exporter family protein, translating into MGFRVIKTAIAALMAVLIADWCRLPGPTSAGLLAILGVDVTRKRSIRTISARFFASVVGLLFASVLFHFLGFHYWVLAVYILIAFPVIVRVGFKEGIVTGSVVVFRVFGGGEMDVHVILVQIALLLIGLGSAMAVNLAYMPAADPQMLRIRKRIDELFSKIFKEFAATLRNPNEAWAGRELIEADKAILGGIDAAKRSLENQVIHPNEEWSVYFYMRKTQLDSIQHMMHLVSQIYEKMPHAEMVSELFDQLSQDVLTESYTGRTEKLLADVQEEFRRMELPDTREEFEIRSAILQLCRELALYLKVAKKDKAPSPISDRSQSTNE; encoded by the coding sequence ATGGGTTTTAGGGTAATTAAAACTGCAATCGCCGCATTAATGGCCGTATTGATTGCGGACTGGTGTCGCTTGCCGGGACCAACATCAGCGGGATTGCTTGCGATTCTTGGTGTGGATGTGACGAGAAAACGAAGTATTCGCACCATATCGGCGCGGTTCTTTGCTTCAGTAGTCGGACTTTTATTTGCAAGTGTACTTTTTCACTTTTTAGGCTTCCATTATTGGGTGCTGGCCGTATACATATTGATCGCATTCCCGGTTATTGTTCGGGTAGGCTTCAAGGAAGGCATTGTAACAGGTTCAGTTGTGGTGTTTCGGGTGTTTGGCGGCGGAGAGATGGACGTGCATGTCATCCTCGTGCAAATTGCTTTGCTGCTGATTGGTCTTGGTTCAGCAATGGCAGTTAACCTGGCTTATATGCCGGCAGCCGATCCACAAATGCTGCGCATCCGCAAACGAATCGATGAACTCTTCTCGAAGATCTTCAAGGAATTCGCGGCCACGCTACGTAATCCCAATGAAGCTTGGGCGGGGAGAGAATTAATTGAAGCAGATAAAGCAATTCTGGGCGGCATTGATGCAGCCAAGCGTTCGCTGGAGAATCAGGTGATTCATCCGAATGAGGAATGGAGTGTCTACTTCTATATGCGCAAAACGCAGCTGGACTCCATCCAGCACATGATGCATCTGGTGTCCCAGATTTATGAGAAGATGCCACATGCGGAAATGGTATCGGAACTGTTCGATCAGCTTAGTCAGGATGTACTTACTGAATCCTACACCGGACGAACTGAAAAACTTCTTGCGGATGTGCAAGAAGAATTCAGACGTATGGAGTTGCCGGATACAAGGGAAGAATTCGAGATTCGCTCCGCAATTCTCCAGCTGTGCCGTGAACTCGCGCTGTATCTGAAAGTCGCAAAGAAGGACAAAGCGCCGTCCCCAATCTCGGACCGGTCCCAATCTACAAACGAATAA
- the miaA gene encoding tRNA (adenosine(37)-N6)-dimethylallyltransferase MiaA, with product MLKVEVKPKPKLLVLVGPTAVGKTRMSIELAQAFNCEIISGDSMQVYREMDIGTAKITTEEMKGVPHHLIDIHEPEYPYSVAEFQESCTRLISEIHERGKMPFIVGGTGLYVESVCYGFQFSDSGSDDAFREEQFSYAEQNGAQALHDRLREVDPVSADRLHPNDQRRIVRALEIHHLTGEKWSDQLAVQKKESPYDLLLVGLTMDRQKLYARVEERIDLMIEQGLVDEVRSLLERGVARGHISMQGLGYKEIAAFLQGEVSWEAAVEWLKRDTRRFAKRQLSWFRHMKDIEWVDMTDTEDFEGNYKQVSDLITRKFN from the coding sequence ATGTTGAAAGTGGAAGTTAAACCAAAACCTAAACTGCTTGTGTTGGTTGGACCAACAGCAGTAGGCAAAACAAGAATGAGCATCGAGCTTGCCCAAGCTTTCAATTGTGAGATTATCTCAGGGGATTCGATGCAGGTATATCGTGAAATGGATATCGGAACAGCCAAGATTACAACTGAAGAAATGAAGGGTGTACCCCATCATCTCATTGATATCCATGAACCGGAGTATCCGTACTCTGTGGCTGAGTTTCAGGAGAGTTGCACACGATTAATTAGTGAAATCCATGAACGCGGTAAAATGCCTTTTATTGTAGGTGGCACCGGTCTATATGTGGAATCAGTATGTTACGGCTTCCAATTTTCCGATAGTGGTTCGGATGATGCGTTCAGAGAGGAACAATTCAGCTATGCTGAGCAAAATGGAGCACAGGCCCTTCATGATCGTTTGAGGGAGGTTGATCCGGTTAGTGCGGATCGTCTGCATCCGAATGACCAACGGCGAATTGTACGTGCCCTTGAGATTCATCACCTCACAGGCGAGAAGTGGTCTGATCAGCTGGCAGTGCAGAAGAAAGAGTCGCCATATGACCTTCTTCTTGTTGGTTTGACAATGGATCGCCAGAAGCTGTATGCCCGGGTGGAAGAGCGGATTGACCTGATGATCGAACAAGGTCTGGTGGATGAGGTGAGATCCCTATTGGAACGTGGAGTGGCGAGAGGTCATATTTCCATGCAAGGACTGGGTTATAAGGAAATTGCAGCGTTCCTTCAAGGAGAAGTGAGTTGGGAAGCTGCGGTTGAGTGGTTGAAGAGAGATACACGTCGTTTTGCCAAACGTCAGCTTTCCTGGTTCCGCCATATGAAGGATATTGAATGGGTGGACATGACGGATACCGAAGATTTTGAAGGAAACTACAAGCAGGTAAGTGACTTGATTACACGGAAATTTAACTAA
- a CDS encoding ABC transporter ATP-binding protein gives MPESESVIRLEGISQVYVSEREASLVIEDLSLEIQKGEFVSLVGPSGCGKTTLLSIIAGLLTPTQGEVKIKGKLVGGPSAQIGYMLQQDYLFPWRTILDNALIGLELTGRLDERSRERVRELLISMGLAGTENQYPSELSGGMRQRVALVRTLATDPGILLLDEPFSALDYQTKLQLEDLVSDTLKEFGKTSVLVTHDLSEAIAVSDRVIVLDRNPGRIRREFIIPDGIRKSQPFHAREQEGFNELFQALWSELDQSGGGEKEA, from the coding sequence ATGCCTGAATCCGAAAGTGTGATCCGACTGGAAGGGATCTCTCAAGTCTACGTCAGCGAACGGGAAGCTTCATTGGTGATTGAAGACTTGAGTCTTGAGATCCAAAAAGGGGAGTTCGTCAGCCTGGTTGGACCGAGCGGATGCGGTAAAACGACATTGTTGTCGATCATCGCCGGGCTGCTCACACCTACTCAAGGAGAGGTTAAGATTAAGGGGAAGCTCGTTGGCGGCCCTTCAGCGCAGATTGGTTATATGCTGCAACAGGACTATCTGTTTCCATGGCGGACCATTCTGGATAATGCTTTGATCGGACTAGAATTGACAGGCAGACTGGATGAACGGAGCCGTGAGCGTGTACGGGAATTGCTGATAAGCATGGGCTTGGCCGGAACAGAGAATCAGTACCCTTCAGAGCTTTCAGGGGGCATGAGACAGCGGGTCGCCCTGGTGCGCACGCTGGCAACCGATCCGGGAATTTTATTGTTGGATGAACCGTTCTCCGCACTCGATTATCAAACCAAGCTGCAACTGGAGGATCTGGTTTCGGATACGTTAAAAGAGTTTGGCAAAACCTCTGTACTCGTCACTCATGATTTGTCTGAAGCCATTGCGGTCAGCGACCGCGTCATTGTACTGGATCGCAATCCGGGCCGTATCCGTCGTGAATTTATCATTCCCGATGGAATTCGCAAATCTCAGCCGTTTCATGCTAGGGAGCAAGAAGGATTCAATGAGCTGTTTCAGGCGTTATGGAGTGAACTGGACCAGTCCGGGGGAGGTGAGAAAGAAGCGTGA
- a CDS encoding class I SAM-dependent methyltransferase — translation MYITTGEKEAALLVERARNLAETTGGTYVRRNKMSLPMMIEHYEAEEVLVVLQGKVRLFRKDSPLLEFHPSMGFVRAKRILRGEPDPLLEAGAVNEGDTIIDCTAGLGTDALVFSVAVGKSGRVIACESSLPLYTLLVEGMSQYETIKPAVNEAFRRIELHHANHLELLRSMPDRSCDTVYFDPMFREPMMDSSAIQPLRDYANAHALDEQSIMEAKRVARKRVVMKEKRGSAEFDRLGFEILDRANAKTLYGVINVESGS, via the coding sequence ATGTATATTACAACCGGTGAAAAGGAAGCGGCTTTACTTGTGGAGCGTGCCCGAAACCTTGCTGAAACAACAGGGGGTACTTACGTGCGCCGTAATAAAATGTCTCTGCCCATGATGATTGAACACTATGAGGCGGAGGAGGTTCTGGTTGTACTCCAGGGTAAAGTGCGTCTATTTCGGAAGGATTCACCGTTGCTGGAGTTCCACCCCAGCATGGGATTTGTTCGTGCCAAACGTATATTGCGAGGAGAACCTGATCCACTGCTGGAGGCGGGGGCGGTGAATGAAGGGGATACCATCATCGATTGTACAGCCGGACTGGGCACGGATGCACTGGTGTTCTCGGTTGCAGTGGGCAAAAGTGGACGGGTGATTGCATGTGAGAGCTCTCTTCCGCTATATACACTATTAGTGGAGGGGATGTCTCAATATGAGACGATCAAGCCAGCGGTAAATGAAGCTTTCCGGCGTATTGAGCTGCATCATGCGAATCATCTCGAGTTGCTGCGTTCCATGCCGGATCGAAGCTGTGATACCGTATATTTTGACCCCATGTTCCGTGAACCGATGATGGATTCAAGTGCTATACAGCCCTTGCGAGATTATGCAAATGCTCACGCGCTGGATGAACAGAGCATTATGGAAGCGAAACGGGTTGCCCGTAAACGTGTAGTTATGAAAGAAAAGCGCGGCAGCGCGGAGTTTGACAGGCTTGGATTTGAAATACTTGATCGGGCGAATGCAAAAACCCTGTACGGAGTGATTAATGTTGAAAGTGGAAGTTAA
- a CDS encoding ABC transporter permease, protein MGQLHRNHIQQVARWRHQVLAVQLSMLVSMFLLWELAGRLRWIDVLLFSYPSKIFAQIGKDIASGELWAHVGVTVGETVVGFLLGTLVGTLLAVLIWWSPFLSKVLDPYMVVFNSMPKVALGPIFIVMFGAGFTAIVMTTLSITVIITTLVVYNSFNEVDPNYVKVIRTFGGDRSEIFTKVVLPASFPAIVSTLKVNVGMAWVGVIVGEFLVAKQGLGYLIIYGFQVFNFTLVLSSLLIIAAVATAMYQLVVYAERKLLAGRR, encoded by the coding sequence ATGGGACAGCTGCATCGGAATCATATTCAGCAGGTGGCCAGATGGCGACATCAAGTGCTTGCTGTACAGTTATCCATGCTAGTATCTATGTTTTTGCTGTGGGAACTGGCGGGCAGACTACGTTGGATTGATGTGCTTCTGTTCAGTTATCCGAGCAAGATTTTTGCTCAGATCGGTAAGGACATCGCCAGTGGCGAGTTGTGGGCACATGTTGGGGTAACCGTAGGGGAAACGGTAGTTGGTTTTTTGCTGGGTACACTGGTGGGAACCTTACTTGCGGTCTTAATTTGGTGGTCTCCTTTTTTGTCCAAAGTGCTGGACCCCTATATGGTTGTATTCAACAGTATGCCTAAGGTAGCGCTTGGTCCGATCTTTATTGTTATGTTCGGCGCGGGTTTTACAGCCATTGTCATGACCACGTTGTCCATCACGGTCATCATCACGACACTGGTGGTGTATAACAGCTTCAATGAAGTCGATCCCAATTATGTTAAAGTCATTCGTACGTTTGGTGGGGACCGTTCCGAGATTTTTACGAAAGTTGTATTGCCTGCTTCTTTTCCGGCGATTGTATCGACCTTGAAAGTCAACGTAGGCATGGCCTGGGTGGGTGTCATCGTGGGTGAGTTTCTGGTCGCGAAACAAGGGCTCGGTTATCTGATTATTTACGGATTCCAGGTATTCAACTTCACGCTCGTATTATCGAGTCTGTTAATTATTGCTGCAGTTGCAACAGCCATGTATCAACTTGTCGTCTATGCGGAGCGCAAATTGTTGGCTGGTCGCAGGTGA
- the mutL gene encoding DNA mismatch repair endonuclease MutL produces MAKIHVLDEHIANQIAAGEVVERPASVVKELLENSVDAGATKIEVTVEEGGLLSIRVKDNGSGIEPEDMETAFYRHATSKIAHGRDLFQITSLGFRGEALASIAAVSKVEVLSASGNDGRGRRIVIEGGNLRTHEDATSPQGTDFAVRELFYNTPARLKYMKTIQTELGHISDVLYRMAMSHPNISFRLRHNENVLLQTLGNGDLLQVVAAIYGTSAAKAMLPIQGESLDYRVSGLISLPEWTRANRNGMSTIVNGRFVRNYGLNQAILKAYHTLLPINRFPLVVVQLEMHPSLVDVNVHPAKLEVRFSKEPELYEFIETTLRGILRQEVLIPQVKKQQIRRGDDSSFIQEQFLFPRGPLKDASDAEGYGQQGPLGKPASASLKLTTEDDDLDLDAPADVATGQPVSEQGQSVPLPEAPPEITHAPEQLESWNGDILQKIASHDGGQTSVNVQEGTKDVSTSFTETVPKSDLSSQDGGDRGATEKPLAEGKPATYRSESVNSPVREARTTYNPSSIARGERTWKTSGLPDATKLAAAIKSDASMPAFPELSLIGQHHGTYLIAQNDQGLYLIDQHAAHERVNYEYYYEKFGNPAQASQELLLPITLEFTPSETEKLKTRLAWFEQAGVYLEHFGGQTFRVRSHPFWFPKGDEKDIIEEMSEWVLSERSIDVAKMREAASIMCSCKASIKANQKLTDQEAEVLIQRLGSCRQPYTCPHGRPIVISFSTYDLEKLFKRVM; encoded by the coding sequence GTGGCGAAAATACATGTGCTTGATGAACATATTGCCAACCAGATCGCGGCGGGTGAGGTGGTCGAACGACCTGCTTCAGTCGTCAAAGAGTTGCTCGAAAACTCGGTGGATGCAGGCGCCACCAAGATTGAAGTGACGGTGGAAGAGGGCGGACTCCTCAGTATTCGTGTCAAAGACAATGGTTCAGGTATTGAGCCAGAGGATATGGAAACGGCCTTTTATCGTCATGCGACCAGCAAAATAGCCCATGGCCGAGATCTGTTCCAGATCACTAGTCTTGGATTCCGCGGAGAAGCCTTGGCGAGTATTGCAGCCGTATCTAAGGTAGAGGTTCTATCGGCAAGTGGTAATGACGGGCGGGGGCGCCGCATCGTAATTGAAGGTGGAAACCTTCGTACTCATGAAGATGCAACCTCACCCCAAGGTACAGATTTTGCAGTGAGAGAACTATTTTACAATACACCTGCCAGACTCAAATATATGAAAACGATCCAGACGGAACTGGGACATATATCAGATGTCCTTTACCGTATGGCGATGTCTCATCCAAACATTTCGTTCCGACTGCGCCATAATGAGAATGTGTTGCTTCAGACGTTGGGTAATGGCGATCTGCTGCAAGTGGTTGCAGCGATCTATGGGACAAGTGCTGCGAAAGCGATGCTTCCCATTCAGGGTGAAAGTCTGGATTACCGGGTGAGCGGGCTGATCAGCCTGCCAGAATGGACACGAGCGAATCGTAATGGTATGTCAACGATTGTTAATGGGAGATTTGTTCGCAATTACGGTCTCAATCAGGCGATTCTCAAAGCCTACCATACCTTGCTGCCCATTAATCGCTTCCCTCTTGTCGTGGTGCAACTGGAGATGCATCCATCCCTTGTGGATGTGAACGTGCATCCGGCCAAGTTGGAGGTGCGCTTCAGCAAGGAACCGGAACTGTATGAATTCATAGAGACGACATTACGGGGGATACTCCGGCAGGAAGTATTGATTCCACAGGTCAAAAAGCAGCAGATTCGACGCGGAGACGATAGCTCCTTTATCCAGGAACAATTCCTCTTTCCACGGGGTCCTCTGAAAGATGCATCTGATGCAGAAGGATATGGACAACAAGGTCCACTCGGGAAACCTGCTAGTGCATCCCTGAAGTTGACTACGGAAGATGATGATCTGGATTTGGATGCTCCGGCGGATGTGGCCACAGGACAGCCAGTATCTGAACAGGGTCAGTCGGTGCCACTGCCCGAAGCTCCACCTGAGATTACACACGCCCCTGAGCAGTTAGAAAGTTGGAACGGGGATATTTTGCAGAAAATTGCTAGTCATGACGGGGGGCAGACATCCGTTAACGTGCAAGAAGGTACTAAGGATGTAAGTACAAGTTTTACCGAAACTGTTCCCAAATCTGACCTCTCTTCTCAAGATGGTGGGGATCGTGGAGCAACAGAAAAACCGTTGGCTGAAGGTAAACCAGCTACGTATCGCTCCGAATCCGTAAATTCACCGGTTAGGGAAGCTCGGACAACCTACAACCCGTCTTCGATTGCAAGAGGTGAACGGACGTGGAAAACCTCAGGTCTGCCTGATGCCACTAAACTTGCTGCTGCCATTAAATCAGATGCATCCATGCCTGCATTTCCGGAGCTGAGTCTGATCGGACAGCATCATGGTACGTATTTGATCGCGCAAAATGACCAAGGTTTATATTTGATTGATCAGCATGCCGCTCATGAACGTGTCAATTATGAGTACTATTACGAGAAATTTGGTAACCCTGCCCAGGCCTCACAAGAGTTACTGCTGCCTATTACGCTGGAGTTTACACCTTCGGAGACGGAAAAACTGAAAACAAGGCTGGCCTGGTTCGAACAGGCGGGTGTATATTTGGAGCATTTCGGTGGACAGACGTTCCGCGTGCGTTCCCATCCGTTCTGGTTCCCCAAAGGGGACGAGAAAGACATTATCGAAGAAATGTCCGAGTGGGTGTTGAGTGAACGCAGCATAGATGTAGCCAAGATGCGAGAAGCTGCATCCATTATGTGCTCCTGCAAGGCGTCTATCAAAGCCAACCAGAAGCTGACGGATCAGGAGGCAGAAGTGCTGATTCAGCGTCTGGGTTCATGTCGTCAGCCCTACACTTGTCCACATGGGCGGCCGATTGTGATTTCATTTTCAACATATGATCTGGAAAAATTGTTCAAACGTGTTATGTAG
- a CDS encoding outer spore coat protein CotE: MSLSHKHQCREIITKAICGKGRKFSTVTHTVTPPNGPTSILGAWIINHQYEAVSAGDGIEVIGTYDINIWYSYDKNSQTDVAKETVSYVEHVPLSYLDPKHRTSTVEVSADATQEPSCVEATVSAGGSSVIIRVEREFAVELVAETKVCVKVCTDGCGDYEDKDYDFGSGDGDYDDLDPDLLDDEL; encoded by the coding sequence ATGTCATTGAGTCATAAACATCAATGTAGAGAGATTATCACGAAGGCGATCTGCGGCAAAGGTCGTAAGTTCTCTACCGTAACACATACCGTGACTCCGCCAAATGGTCCGACAAGTATTTTGGGGGCTTGGATTATCAACCACCAATATGAAGCCGTATCAGCGGGTGACGGAATTGAAGTTATTGGTACTTACGATATCAACATTTGGTATTCCTATGACAAGAATTCGCAGACGGATGTAGCCAAAGAAACGGTGTCGTATGTAGAACATGTGCCTTTGTCCTATCTGGATCCGAAACACCGGACTTCCACAGTAGAGGTATCTGCGGATGCAACGCAGGAACCTAGCTGTGTGGAAGCCACAGTATCAGCAGGTGGAAGCAGTGTAATTATCCGAGTAGAACGGGAATTCGCTGTGGAACTCGTTGCCGAGACTAAAGTTTGCGTGAAGGTCTGCACAGATGGTTGCGGTGATTACGAAGACAAGGATTATGACTTTGGCAGTGGTGATGGAGATTATGACGATCTCGATCCCGATCTGCTCGACGATGAGCTGTGA